The sequence GCACGAAATCCTCAGGGCTCGTGCCAGTGCATCCATCGTACAGTAGCAGTCAGCGAAGCACCGAAGCTGCGCTCTCCGGGCCGCCGACCCCACTGTGCAGCGCTGCTAGCCAGCCGTTAGTAATTTTGCGGGAGCATCGCAGCGCAAATTGATAATCACCATCAAACCTTCGCGCGCGCTTGTTTCTGCAAAGCGAGGCATCGCCGCTGCAGGCCCAGATAAGACGGTACGTGGCTGCTCCCAGCAATCcatcctctgcctctcctctgcctctcctcgccatcctcctccgttgccatcctcttctcctgtTGCGCAGCGCATTCGGTCTTGTCCACTAATCATGCCCTCAGCTCTCCCGACACAGCTCGTGCGACCCACGCAACCAACCCATCCCAAAATGCCGTCGAATGCGAGACCAGCCGCTGGCGACAGCGCCCAACTGCCCTCCTTCTACTCCCCCCGAACCGCTGCCGCCGACACTCCCCAGAGCCGTGATGGCCAGCCCATCGACGAGCTGTCGCTGCCGCCCAGTCATGCCAGCCCCTCGCCGGCGACGCAGCCGCCCCCGCCATCGCTGCTGTCGCCCGCCTTCACCCCTCCGGCCACCCCGGGAAACCAGACGCCAACAACTGCTGGACTGCGAGGAATACCGGTCGACAGCTCTATTCCGTCCGGTGGATGCGGCAGCAAGAAGCCCAGATTACTAGAAACGCTGCCCGAGGTCAATTGCGTTGTTCGGGCCCGCATCCCCACCGTCAGCGGCACCGAGATGTTCCTCCACCTGTATACCAACAATGTCGACAACAAGGAGCATCTGGCCATTGTTTTTGGCAATGACATCCGGAGCAAGTCGCTGGATGAACCCCGCGAGGGAGAGACCGAAATGGACCGCATGATTCGAGGTGCCTACACAGGTCGGCTGTTCCCAGGCCGGACAACGAGTGGCATGGGCGGTCCTTCGTCCGAGTCTCAGCAGGAGCAAAGCCATCGCCAGGACCCGCCATTGGTGCGGATACACTCAGAATGCTACACTGGAGAGACTGCGTGGTCGGCGCGATGCGACTGCGGCGAACAGCTTGACGAGGCTGCTCGGCTAATGGCTCTACCGGGCAACAAGGCTGGCGGTATCATCATTTATCTGCGGCAAGAGGGCCGCGGTATTGGGCTTGGCGAGAAACTGAAGGCTTATAACTTGCAAGACCTTGGATCCGATACAGTGGAAGcgaatctgctgctgcgacacCCGGCCGATGCTCGAAGCTACGGGCTGGCTACTGCCATGCTCATGGACCTGGGACAGACAGATGTGCGCCTGCTGACCAATAACCCCGACAAGGTCCGTGCCATTGAGGGCCCGAATCGAGAGATTGTCGTCAAGGAGCGAGTTGCCATGGTGCCCTTGTCATGGAAAGGCAAGGGTGGCTTCAGAAGCCAAGAAGTAGAGGGCTACTTGAAGACAAAGGTAAGAATCTTTGCCCCCCTCTCGTGGTTGAAAATAGATGAGAACTATGTGCTAACAAGCTGTGCAGATCGAAAAGATGGGCCATATGCTGGACATGGGATCATTTCCTCAATAACCAAGATTTAGaacgaagaaagagaagaagaggagaaggagaaggagaagaagaagacgagaacgacgatgacgacgacgaatatTTGTTTGAATATTGGGTAATGGGCATACTTGGagtttttcctttcttttcttttcttttcttttctggctGCAGGATGGAAATCGTGATTGTTATCTGTCAACCGACGCTATTTAGCACATACATATACCATATATCCACATCGACTGAGCTGAAGGGAGCCAGTTCGCATATATAACTGCTGGTTAGCAATATTGAGcgacacaaaaaaaaaaagttggttCATCAGAACCAGTAGCtggaataaaagaagaaaaaaatattaataattaacaaCCTAATcaaattaatataatctaaTCGTCATGTGCCAAAACTCATCTCTTCTACATTGCTGGCTGTTGCATCTCAGGTAGCGCGGAACTGACCATTCGAGTCGCTGCACGGCCGCGACTCCACAGCCGCGGGTCCACTAAAATTTCAGCAGATCAAGGCAGCCAAGGCGCTGAAAGCGCTTCTGACAGCACGCGCCAAGGCAAGGCAGCGCTGCGCAGGCTCATTTTTCTATCAGATCTGGCTGGCATTTCCTCCCAACATCTCGCGTCCCGTGCTTCTGCCTGCGCTACAAATACGCTGCTCGATCCTCGATCCTCGATCCCCTCTGGCTGCTTCGACAACCAACCGGCCATGCAGCTGCGCCTGTCGAGTCCCTGAAAAATGCAACCCCAGGACATCCGCCTTCGGCTGGTGATCCGCCGTCACGGGCTGCCCGAGATCAAGCTTGTCTGGCCCTGTTCCTGCGCCGAGGACGTCACCATCGCAAAGGTTTTGGAGCAGGTTAACGAGGTCATTCCCCTCGAGAGCGGCGAATGGGGCCTTGAAGACTACGCCGTGGAGCTTGAGGATGGGAAAGGCGGCAGCTTCGAGTGTCTGCACTTCCAGCAGGTTGGCCGGATTCTGAAAGACGAAGACCAGGTCATGTGAGTGTCGCCCGCGTTGTGCTTGGCTGCTCGGTATTGATTCTAACTCTCCCACCTAGTATTCGATCTCTCCTCACCGGCGATTTGAAGCGACGGCGACTCAGCGGACGACACCAGATCTCCGACGATGGGAGGCACTTAATAGATGGCCTCGCCTTTGGCAGATCTTGGATAAGAACTCCTCGCGACCGCCCTCACATCGACCTGCCGCCACGAAAACGTGTTCGTTTCAGCAACgaggttgaagatgatgatgaagagcagGAGCAACTTCTGCTCGAAGCATTGCCTTTTTCTCAGAACGGAAATGTCAAGAACGTGCGAATTGTAGACCAttacgaagacgacgacgaagacgacgacgactacgATTTCCAAGAGTATCAAGAATACCCTGGTGGCTCTACTTCAACATCTGATACCTCTCCGAATAGAAGGATACATGTGGGCGAGCACAAGGACGATAGTGACATGgacgatgatgctgatgaagaggatgatgacgacgaagatctTGAAGCGGAACTGCGCCTTCTAAGACAAGATGCCACCGCTAGGGCTACTGATACCTACATACCGCATTctaatgaagaagaaggtatTGAGAtaggaaatgaagaagaagaagatagtaCGGCAGACGAGCTTCCTAGCTCCAACTCTTCTGGCAAGGATTCAATAGCTTCTCAGAGCTATAGTCACCTACACATGGACAGCCTTGTCGTGGTGTTTCGATCGGCATTTCCAAAATTATCGGATGAAGATATTAAATCGGCTCTTGCCCAGACGAACAAGAATATGAGAAAAGCCTATTTATCACTATCAATGCTTCAAGAACCTTGTCAAACTTTTCATCAAATGATGGATGACGTTCCTTTCCTTCTTGTTCAGGAATCTTTTCTACGCGCCAAGGAGAACACCAACGTCCTCAATGGAATTGAAGCCACCAATGGATTACTCATTGAAAGTCAGGAGAAAGTAAAGGGACGACCGAAGCCGCTCATTCAAGAAGTCGAAGACTCTGAAGAAACCGAAGTTTCCGAGAATCCTAAAGTATCTCAGTTGAATGGTGGTGTTTCAATCTCTCTCGCGAGATCAAATCAAATCCAAGATTTGAGCAGCGACGAAACTTCTGAGTCTGACTTTGAAGAGTCGGAATCAGATTCAGAAGAGGATACATCttcagaagaagagagcggATCGGACTCTGAGAGCGACTCTAGCGATGCCTCTGGGAATAACAGCTCCTCCGGCGAGGAAGGAGACAGAGGCCGTGTTAGCAATTTACCTACAGCAACCACGGCTCCTAAGAAATTCAAAGATGCCTCGTCAGGGGAAAGCTCTTCTAGCGAGGGCAGCGACGAGTCAAGCGATTCGGATTCAGCAGAAGAGTCGGACTCGGATTCAGACTCTGAATCCGAGTCTGAATCCGAATCTGAATCTGAGTCtgaagtagaagaagtaTCATCGAAAAAGCCAGTAAAGCTAACACATCCTGCACATTCAACGAACAAAAAACAGAACATCACAGTTGCACTTGCCACTCAAGCTCAAGCAACTAATCAACCACGGCCAGTTGGTTTGACGCGAACACAAAAGCGCAATGCGAGGAGGAAACGTAATAAGGCCTTCAAAGAACTAGGCCTTGAGCAGTCTCAGTCAGCAAACAGCGACGAGGATGGTGCCACGAAAGACGACTTTCTGGCACGAAAAGAGGCACTCCTAGCTGCCATCCTTAATGAATCTCACGAAGGTGGCGGAACAAACGGTGAGGCAGAAATGGAAGCTGCTCCTCTGCTAGATCAGATGCTTGAAGACCAGCCGCAGGAAATGGAGACAGATATCAATAAGGTAGCCGAAGCCGAAACATCTGAACCGAAAGATACGCCGGGAAAACGCTCAACCCGTGTTGACCTGGGCGCAGGTCGCCGGCTTGTATTTGGCGCTCTGGGCTTGAAAGCCCCGTCAACCAAAGCTGATGAGCAAAAAATTCGTGACAACCTCATGAAAGACGTGCGACCGCTAGTCAATCCACGCACTCTgcgagatggcgatggtaATAACGCCAGCGAGGCCCCATTaatggatgaagaagatcctGATGcttggagagagaaaattgtCTACAAGGCTGTGGAATGCTGCCATGAGGACATGGTACTTAGCGAGCCCCCATTCCCTTTTGTCCAACGCTGGGATCCCCAGCAAAAGTATCACACTATGCGAAAGCGAAAGCGCGCGTCGGAGAACTACCAAGCCGATACCTCGTATGACGACTCTGCGTACTATTATGCTGATGAGCCCGAGGAAGACTATTACGCTAGAGATGCCggagaaaaaagcaaaaagaagaaacagagaAAGTCTGCGAACCTGCAGAGTGGCAATGTGGAACAAGATGAGCAAGATGTAATTCTCAATTACGATGAAGCGCCCATAAAGAGCAGCCAGTTTACGGACATGGATGATCTGCCATCCTTGCCCAAAGATATCAAAGCGCTGCCGTTGGTAACGCCTGAATCAGCCCAGCCTGGGATGGTCATTACTTGGAATCAGCTCCTCATGTCAAAAGCTACGAAATGGCAGCCAGAATTGTTACCGATTACGGGCCTAATTATTCCTGGAGGCGGAAACGGTAGCGTCCACGTCACGTTGGCCAGACGAGACCGCGAGAATAACGAGAAGGTATATGACGAAATTACCGGAAAGCGAATCTACGACAAATTTGAGGCTCCAGACCTAGATGAAGTGAGcggagaagaggacgaggaagaagaggacaaCGGCTTCAGATCATTGCAGTGGACGGAGATGCTTGAGCCTCGCATTCTGCAGCAAGCTCCTGTgaccaacaacaacacggaagcggcggcggcggctacaGAGGGCGAGATGCCATCAGGGCATGACCAGGTAAGCGAACTCCAACCAGAGGCGGATGCTTTAGAGAGCCAACCCAGTACGGGTCAAGTGCGGGCAGCTGTTGAAAATGATTTGATGCACGACTCTTTTGGCACAATACAGTCCGGTCAGCGATTGCCAAGACTGGATCTATCCATGTCTGAAGTGCAAATTAGCACTGCCAGCAATAGCTTCGAGTTTATGGGACAGTTGAACAGCAACAATCTGGCAAAAATAGGAGACGCTCAACTGGATCACGCATTgacagctgcagccaatccCCCAAATGCACACTCTGCAAAGTCAAATTTTTTGGTAGAGCgagaagacgaagcagcTGCTGACCATGAGGCAGAACTAGCATATAGCCTAGCGAATGCCGTGGCAGAAGGAGTCTCGAGTTCTCACACGCCTATGCCGAAGATGGCGGAGCCGTCTGaagaccaaggaggagaggatgAAGGACAGCAGACgcgacgagaagaagggcagggagaagagcagacATCAGCGCATAGTGGCAGCGCGATCCACTCCGACGCAGTCATTGCCGTATCGCAGTTTAGTATCCCGAGTGGGCGGCAACCGCGGACGGCATTTTCCATGGAGAACGGTGCACATCACGACACATTGATCCCCGAAACATTGCTACATCTACGCGAGAGCACACCACAGCCAAACAACTCGAAATCGCAGGCGTCAAGttccagcagaagcagcccGTTTCCGTCGCTGGAGGAGATATTCCTGTCTGCTCAACCCACTCAAAATTCCGGCAGGAAGATGGATACCCCTTCTTTGTCAACGAGCCAGGTCGTGCCTGCACGGGATATGGAATACGAAGAAGCTATGCGCAAGCTTGATGAGGGGCACGAGTCAGATGCCTCTCCCGaggagaagcaagaagaacaagaggaaGTAGACAGCAAGGTGTTTCCCAACGCAACGCAGCCATCGCTTCGCACGAGACTTGCAGATGAGAAGCTGCCAGCGTTGTCAACTTCTCTTTCTCAaccggagaagaagacgaatgACAAATCACCGTTTGCCATACCGACTGGAAGTCAAGTCATTGTTCTGAGCTCTAGCCCAGGCTCCAGTAATGGCGTGCCAGATGAGACTAATGAACCGGAAGATGGGAGACCCAGTCCTGcgaagggaaagagaaagctaCCTACTGGTCCTGGGTGGGTTTGGAAAGGCACCCCGGATGAGAGAGATGGGTCGAAcggcaagagaaaagagagggcgACACCTTCATCGAGAGCCAGTCGGCGAGGACGATCAGAAGCTAAAGGAGAGCCGCTATCGCATACGCCGCTTGTCAGCGCTGTGAGCAAATACAGAGGGCGAAAGGGGCGGTAGAGCAGGACTGGTGATTCCAGCTATGGTGAATGAGGATGCGTGAGAGAGAAGTAAAGATATTTTCTTGGCTTGTAAATCATGTATAAatggagagagagtgtgtgcaTAAGACTAGCAGCCGATGACAAGAGTCAGCAACATGGCTTGTTTGCATTGAGTTTGCGCGAGCGGCATTTGGATGAGCGAGCATACTTAGACAtgttatttcttcttcactgccTGAACTAAAGGTGTGATAATCTACGAGTATAAAGtgaatacttttttttttttttttttgccgaGTTTAGATATGcctttaatattctttaactGTTTCAATTGGCCGTAGCCGTAGGGTATCATTCTGTTGCAGATACTGCTACCTACTGCTTGACGGTGTTGCCAAATCTGCTACCCTGTGGTTAGTCGTGCTTCATGTTtatttttccccttctttttaAACACAACGCAATACAGTAGGGCGCGTTTCACAATGCTGTGTGTCATGTGTCACATTATCGCTGGCGCCAAAATTGGTTGAGATGGGTGGGATTCAAACATACAGCAAACGTCGAAAGTTAAAAAGCTAGTGATGGGGACCAAGTGGGAATCAAATACAGAATTGAGTTTGGGCAATCCTAAGACGCTTGAGGCCAGGAAATGGGaggaaacaacaacaagggGTGATGTGCAGCGGCTTCTCCGTACAGCAGGCAGCATTGCATTGACATTGGAGCATCGTCAGCCAACCATTTCAGGCGGGCAGCGTGGCAATTTTGGGGGCAGCTGAGGAAGCCGGATCGATTGGTTGGTTGGTGGAGATGGGCTCAGTATGTTAATAGTAGCCTCTTTGAGCACAGAATCATAAAATGTTGAGGATGTgacgggagagaagagattgGCTTGGGTTCTGGCTGCTGCATGACGATGGGTAACGGGTAGGGGGGACGCCGTGAGACGTGGACATTCTAGGGCTCTTTTGGTGTTGAGCAGCGTTTGTGCGCAAGCAGCTGTCTGACTACAGCAAGGCAGCTGATTCATTGTTTGTCTacaaataattatatatacatactatTCGTCAATCAAAtggtacatacatacatgcactTGTTGCTTCACCTTCCATGCGACATTGCGATTTTCAAGATTCCCCGGTTTTCCCCCTTGTCCTGCTTTCACCTGCATGTATTGTTTCACGTATTGCTCGCCGCTCAATTGCATCAGATGCTGCTTCAGCGACCGGAGATGCTggatctgcttcttcctctcgctgctctcctttctttttcctctgcGTCACTCGCCCCCTTGCTATCCTTGCCTGGTCTCCCCGTCCAAGACAAGCGTCTCAGAGTCGCTCGCCTCTGACGTCGACGAACTGCCACAGAGTTTGCCAGCGGTGGGGCCGCCCATTCAATAGCGGTGCTCTACCCGGCACCAGCAGAAACAGGCCGTCATGCGCCACCGGCAGCCGGAACGCCAGCCCTGGCCGTGCTTTGCCGCCGTGCTGCAGCGTTTCTTGGTCgagctgctcctcttcttgtttttcttcttcttcttcttcttctgcttcacgACAGCTTCTGCATATCCCAACACACCTGCAGCGTCTGCTCTGCCTCCGTCCACCGCAGCTTCAGcgtcttctgctgctgctgcctctgcccAGAAACTGCCCGCGCCCGCACGGAACCGACCCTCGATTGCAGCAGCTCCATCGGATCAGCTCGGGCACGCGACCCCACCGTCTGCCGCAGACGCCGCATTATCGACGCTTGTGACGATCCCGCTGCAGGCCAAGCTTGACgattcagcagcagcttcttcttctgcttcttctgctgctgctgctgctcttctttctgctgcatcatcatcatcatcatcatcatcatcatcaacttcttcttcctcgccgaCTCCTCCCCTCGCCGCCGCACTGCCGCCGGGCCAAGACGCCAGCATGTCCGACCTAGCCTACCGCATGACCAGCGAATACACCTGCACCACCATCGGCGGCGAGACCTTCTGCAGAGTGCACGTGCCCGTGCTCAAGGCCGATGCGCCGATGCGGGCGACGGACATGCGCGTCGTGCTAGCCGTAGTGAGCTGCCTAGCCGGGATTCTTGCCTGGGGACTGGTTTAGGCGAAGCGACGAAGCAAGACTGAGCGAGACTGTGACGGTGGCGATACTGTCACGGCACAGATGGTCTGCTCCATGGTCTGCTCCATGGTCTGCTCTGCTAGGTACTGGGTACCGAGAGAGGGAAGCACATCAAGGGGGAGCTGCATTGTTTCCATTTCCCATGTTATGATTCTACAGCTCTCGCTGGCTGAGTGACTCGTTGTCTCTTCAATCCGGGAGGGTCCAGGGCTGCTTTGGAATTTTTGGTTCCTTGATTTTCGAGCTTTCAGGGCTGGACGTGGTCTCACAGCGGGATGGCTGATTTACACTTGTTTGAGCTTGGCGTTGGGGGATTTTATACCAGAGTATTGGCATTTACGCATCATGGCTTGTCATTTGAAATTTCGTCTTCAGATCGCGGGAACTGGGCAGCTTATTTTCCTTGTACACAAAATACACGACGTTCTGACATTTAAAGCTCAACATCTTCCGCATGCAGTGATACGGCAGCGAGCTCCACAGCGGGGGGGCTACAGGCAGTTGGTGGCGGGGCGGCGGGGTAATTCTGCGCCAAAGGCCCGGCGAGCCTCTGATCCAAGCTCTGGGCCAATCAGCGCTCCGGCCACCATCACGACGAACACGAGCACCTCGTTTTCCTGCCCAAGCACTGGCCGTCGACCGCTTCCTCAGGTACCAGGCAGGATCACATTTCTGACCCCAtctcgttttcttcttctcccttcttttaCTTGCAATTTAGATACCCCCGAAACAAACCCCCGATTCCATTCACATCCACCATGGCACAGGCTCCTCTGTTCCGTCTGCAGTGCGGCGTCAATTCCTACGAATGGGGCAAAAAGGGCAGCGAATCGGCCGCTGCTCGATACGCCGCCGCCACGCCTTCAGCCGACCTGACGATCCAGGCTGACAAGCCCTACGCCGAGGTGCGACCTGCATATCCTTGATTGCTTTTCTCCCTTTGATTTTTCTGCAGTAACTTACTCCTTCTCCGCCGCCTTGCTGCAGCTATGGATGGGCACCCACCCCTCCAACCCCTCCAAGGACCTCAACACCGGCCGCACGCTCCTCGACCTCTGCGCCGAAAACCAGAGTCTCCTCTCCGAACCGGTCTCTGCCAGATACGGCGCCAAACTGCCGTTTCTCTTCAAGGTCTTGTCCGTCAACAAGGCCCTTTCCATCCAGGCCCATCCCAACAAGAAGCTCGCCGAGCAGCTGCACGCCCGAGACCCGAAAAACTACCCCGATGACAACCACAAGCCCGAGATGGCCATTGCCATTACCCCCTTCGAGGGCCTGTGTGGATTCAGGCCGCTGGGCGAAGTCGCACACTTTTTGGAGACGGTGAAGCCCCTAAGAACTTTGGTGGGAGAGCACGAGGCGTCACAGTTTATCCAGGCCGCCAAAGAGCAGGGTGGCGATGAggcatccaagaagaaggctctgCAGAAAGCATTCGGCGGCCTGATGTCCTCTTCGTCCGACGACATTGACAGGGAAATTGCCAGCCTTGTGGCGCTCGCCAAGTCTGAGGGCGCCGATTTCGCTGCTGGTGGCGTGCCGTCCACCAAGGGCGACGTCCTTGTTGAGCTTGTCACCCGACTTCATGGCCAATACGGCTCCGATATTGGCATTTTcgtgctcttcttcctcaactTTGTCACTCTGCAGCCCGGCGAGGCCCTGTTCCTCGTCGCCGACGACATCCATGCCTACGTTTCCGGCGACATCATTGAATGCATGGCAGCCTCTGATAACGTTGTCCGCGCTGGCCTGACACCAAAGTTCAAGGATGTGTCCACTCTGGTCGACATGCTCACGTACAACTATGCGCCCATTGATGAGCAGAAGATGAACCCTACCGAATACCCATACGCAACGCTTAACCGGACTGCCTACAGCTCTGGATCAGCCGTCATGCTGTATGATCCCCCGATTGAAGAGTTTAGCGTCGTGCGCTCCCTGCTCCGCGGAGAGGGAGCAAAGGCTACCTTTGATCCTCTCGAAGGCCCCAGCATCGTTATTTGCACCAATGGCAAAGGCACGATTGCCGTCGGTGAGGCAAAGCACGACATCGAGGAAGGACACATATATTTTGTCGGATCTGCTGCAGAGCTGATTCTTGAGTCTGCAGTTGGCCAGGAAGAGGAATTCACGACGTTCAAGGCCTTCTGCGAGATTGGTGGAtcagaaaaggagaagctatgatgatggagagccCCAGTGCATTTACGAAACGTTGAGCCATGTACAGATGAAACGAATTGCATGAATGCGATTTGAAATTTTTGGTCAAGCGACAGAGAtagctacctacctacctacatacatagtaATGACACATAGAGACATGATCCTCTccattctttattcttttcctgctcttcgctctctctttctagcGCCGACGCCGGCCGTGCTCCCGCCGCTACACCGTATGAGTCTTGCATATTCCCAACGCCACTTACACCAAATTCTTTATAGAAATTTTGCGTTTTATCACGGCATTGGACAATCGAAATCACGGTATCGGCATTTACAATCTACATCATGATCGGCAATGGCCTGACTCACCACCTTGAAGTCTCCTGTCGTCGAGATTTCACGTGATTGCAGCCGGATGAGTCATCCAAATTGCCCCTCCAAAAAATCATTCAAGAAACACCCATTACCCCACGTTCGAGATACCAGCCAGACCTTATCAACCACTTTCTTGTGTGTAATCCGCTGTGCACAATGGCCGAAGAAACGAACCCCCCAGCTCCTACGGCCGACAAGCCCGTCGAACCGGCCGCCGACGCCGGCCCTTCgaagaaggctgccaagaaggccgaggccaaggcgaagaaggaggctCTCAAGGCCCAGCGCGCTGCTGAGCGAGTTGCCGTCGCTTCAGCCAGCAACGAGCCCGAAGAAGACCCCTCCAAAGACTACTACGGTGCTGCCACGCCGGCTCTGCTCACCAGCTTTTCGCCCGATGCCGAGGACGTCAGCCTGAAGTCCATCAACGAATCGCACGTTGGCAAGAAGGTCGTCATCCGGGCATGGCTCCAGAACACGCGCATGCAGGGCGCCAAGATGGCCTTTGTCGAGCTGCGTGAGGAGGGCAATTGGGCCATCCAGGGCATTGTGTCTGCCACCGGCGATGCCAAGGCCGAGGGCGACTCAACGCCCGTCATCAGCAAGCGCATGGTCAAGTGGGTGGGCGCTGTCAACCCCGAGAGTTTCGTCACCGTCGAGGCGACCGTGGAGAAGCCCTTTGCGCCCGTCAAGAGCTGCCGCGTGACCGATTTCGAGCTGCACATCTCTAAGCTGTTTATCGTTTCTGCTGCTCCCGCGACCCTGGGCATgactttggcggcagcgAACCGTGCCGTTACCAACTTTAGCGATGAGGAGGTCAAGCCGGAGGAGGCTGCTcaagagaaggaggctgaAGGCGGTCCTCCGGCAGCGTCTATGCTGACTCACTTGGACAACATTGTCATGCACAAGCGCTCTCCCGTCCAGCAGGCCATTGCTGTATGTCATGACCACGTCGATATTTTCAATTCCAAGTAGTTACTTTGCTTACAATGAGAACGCAGGATATCCGAGTCGAGGCCAAGCACCTGTTCCGCTCATATCTGCGTGACCATGGATTCAAAGAGTTTGAGCCCCCGTGTCTCATCGGAGCCGCTTCAGAAGGTGGTGCCAACGTTTTCGCCATGCCATACTTCAACCAAAAGGCCTACCTGGCCCAGTCACCGCAGTTTTATAAGCAATTCGAGATTGCTGGTGGTCGAAAGCGCGTCTTTAGCATTGGACCAGTGTTCAGAGCTGAGAACTCCAACACTCCGAGACACATGACTGAGGTAAGCCCGCTTCTCTACTTTGCTGTA comes from Trichoderma asperellum chromosome 3, complete sequence and encodes:
- the RIB1 gene encoding GTP cyclohydrolase II, variant 2 (BUSCO:EOG092D2G5H) gives rise to the protein MPSALPTQLVRPTQPTHPKMPSNARPAAGDSAQLPSFYSPRTAAADTPQSRDGQPIDELSLPPSHASPSPATQPPPPSLLSPAFTPPATPGNQTPTTAGLRGIPVDSSIPSGGCGSKKPRLLETLPEVNCVVRARIPTVSGTEMFLHLYTNNVDNKEHLAIVFGNDIRSKSLDEPREGETEMDRMIRGAYTGRLFPGRTTSGMGGPSSESQQEQSHRQDPPLVRIHSECYTGETAWSARCDCGEQLDEAARLMALPGNKAGGIIIYLRQEGRGIGLGEKLKAYNLQDLGSDTVEANLLLRHPADARSYGLATAMLMDLGQTDVRLLTNNPDKVRAIEGPNREIVVKERVAMVPLSWKGKGGFRSQEVEGYLKTKIEKMGHMLDMGSFPQ
- a CDS encoding uncharacterized protein (EggNog:ENOG41), yielding MQPQDIRLRLVIRRHGLPEIKLVWPCSCAEDVTIAKVLEQVNEVIPLESGEWGLEDYAVELEDGKGGSFECLHFQQVGRILKDEDQVIIRSLLTGDLKRRRLSGRHQISDDGRHLIDGLAFGRSWIRTPRDRPHIDLPPRKRVRFSNEVEDDDEEQEQLLLEALPFSQNGNVKNVRIVDHYEDDDEDDDDYDFQEYQEYPGGSTSTSDTSPNRRIHVGEHKDDSDMDDDADEEDDDDEDLEAELRLLRQDATARATDTYIPHSNEEEGIEIGNEEEEDSTADELPSSNSSGKDSIASQSYSHLHMDSLVVVFRSAFPKLSDEDIKSALAQTNKNMRKAYLSLSMLQEPCQTFHQMMDDVPFLLVQESFLRAKENTNVLNGIEATNGLLIESQEKVKGRPKPLIQEVEDSEETEVSENPKVSQLNGGVSISLARSNQIQDLSSDETSESDFEESESDSEEDTSSEEESGSDSESDSSDASGNNSSSGEEGDRGRVSNLPTATTAPKKFKDASSGESSSSEGSDESSDSDSAEESDSDSDSESESESESESESEVEEVSSKKPVKLTHPAHSTNKKQNITVALATQAQATNQPRPVGLTRTQKRNARRKRNKAFKELGLEQSQSANSDEDGATKDDFLARKEALLAAILNESHEGGGTNGEAEMEAAPLLDQMLEDQPQEMETDINKVAEAETSEPKDTPGKRSTRVDLGAGRRLVFGALGLKAPSTKADEQKIRDNLMKDVRPLVNPRTLRDGDGNNASEAPLMDEEDPDAWREKIVYKAVECCHEDMVLSEPPFPFVQRWDPQQKYHTMRKRKRASENYQADTSYDDSAYYYADEPEEDYYARDAGEKSKKKKQRKSANLQSGNVEQDEQDVILNYDEAPIKSSQFTDMDDLPSLPKDIKALPLVTPESAQPGMVITWNQLLMSKATKWQPELLPITGLIIPGGGNGSVHVTLARRDRENNEKVYDEITGKRIYDKFEAPDLDEVSGEEDEEEEDNGFRSLQWTEMLEPRILQQAPVTNNNTEAAAAATEGEMPSGHDQVSELQPEADALESQPSTGQVRAAVENDLMHDSFGTIQSGQRLPRLDLSMSEVQISTASNSFEFMGQLNSNNLAKIGDAQLDHALTAAANPPNAHSAKSNFLVEREDEAAADHEAELAYSLANAVAEGVSSSHTPMPKMAEPSEDQGGEDEGQQTRREEGQGEEQTSAHSGSAIHSDAVIAVSQFSIPSGRQPRTAFSMENGAHHDTLIPETLLHLRESTPQPNNSKSQASSSSRSSPFPSLEEIFLSAQPTQNSGRKMDTPSLSTSQVVPARDMEYEEAMRKLDEGHESDASPEEKQEEQEEVDSKVFPNATQPSLRTRLADEKLPALSTSLSQPEKKTNDKSPFAIPTGSQVIVLSSSPGSSNGVPDETNEPEDGRPSPAKGKRKLPTGPGWVWKGTPDERDGSNGKRKERATPSSRASRRGRSEAKGEPLSHTPLVSAVSKYRGRKGR
- a CDS encoding uncharacterized protein (TransMembrane:3 (i21-45o51-70i210-228o)~EggNog:ENOG41); the protein is MRHRQPERQPWPCFAAVLQRFLVELLLFLFFFFFFFFCFTTASAYPNTPAASALPPSTAASASSAAAASAQKLPAPARNRPSIAAAPSDQLGHATPPSAADAALSTLVTIPLQAKLDDSAAASSSASSAAAAALLSAASSSSSSSSSSTSSSSPTPPLAAALPPGQDASMSDLAYRMTSEYTCTTIGGETFCRVHVPVLKADAPMRATDMRVVLAVVSCLAGILAWGLV
- the RIB1 gene encoding GTP cyclohydrolase II (BUSCO:EOG092D2G5H); protein product: MPSNARPAAGDSAQLPSFYSPRTAAADTPQSRDGQPIDELSLPPSHASPSPATQPPPPSLLSPAFTPPATPGNQTPTTAGLRGIPVDSSIPSGGCGSKKPRLLETLPEVNCVVRARIPTVSGTEMFLHLYTNNVDNKEHLAIVFGNDIRSKSLDEPREGETEMDRMIRGAYTGRLFPGRTTSGMGGPSSESQQEQSHRQDPPLVRIHSECYTGETAWSARCDCGEQLDEAARLMALPGNKAGGIIIYLRQEGRGIGLGEKLKAYNLQDLGSDTVEANLLLRHPADARSYGLATAMLMDLGQTDVRLLTNNPDKVRAIEGPNREIVVKERVAMVPLSWKGKGGFRSQEVEGYLKTKIEKMGHMLDMGSFPQ